One genomic window of Syntrophorhabdus sp. includes the following:
- the miaA gene encoding tRNA (adenosine(37)-N6)-dimethylallyltransferase MiaA, which translates to MLSNRIRVVAISGPTCTGKSDLAVMLAEGLGGEIVNGDSMQVYRYFDIGTAKPSAAARTRVPHHLVDIVDPDGEFNAALFRDAADRAISDISARDAVPIIVGGTGLYLRALFYGLFPAKRDGALRERLRAEYARDPIAFYERLKAVDPAYSLRISFRDRVRAVRAMEVYLLGGRPFSELEKEHGFREPRYDICGIGLTAPREELYRRIDERVLAMLSRGLVGEVKDILARGYSGESKPFSSIGYREVLRYLSGSIGYEDMVKDIQKNTRRYAKRQFTWFAKEKDMRWFEHPREMDRIIETVSGFAGRWNLRTS; encoded by the coding sequence ATGTTATCAAACAGGATCAGGGTCGTCGCGATAAGCGGACCCACGTGCACGGGCAAATCGGATCTCGCCGTCATGTTGGCGGAAGGCCTCGGAGGCGAGATAGTCAACGGCGACTCCATGCAGGTGTACCGCTATTTCGATATCGGGACGGCGAAGCCCTCGGCCGCTGCCCGCACGAGGGTCCCCCATCACCTGGTGGACATCGTCGATCCCGACGGGGAGTTCAACGCGGCCCTTTTTCGGGACGCGGCCGACAGGGCCATTTCCGATATCAGTGCACGGGACGCCGTGCCCATCATCGTCGGCGGCACAGGACTCTACCTGAGGGCCCTTTTCTACGGACTTTTCCCGGCGAAAAGGGACGGCGCGCTCCGCGAACGGCTGCGTGCCGAATATGCCCGGGACCCCATCGCGTTCTACGAGAGACTCAAGGCCGTCGATCCGGCGTATTCCTTAAGGATCAGCTTCCGGGACCGCGTGCGGGCTGTCCGGGCCATGGAGGTGTACCTTTTGGGCGGGAGGCCTTTCTCTGAGCTCGAGAAGGAGCACGGCTTTCGCGAGCCGCGGTATGATATCTGCGGCATCGGCCTCACGGCGCCGCGCGAGGAACTCTATCGCAGGATAGATGAGAGGGTGCTTGCCATGCTTTCCCGGGGTCTTGTGGGCGAGGTGAAGGACATTCTGGCGCGGGGTTATTCCGGTGAGTCGAAGCCCTTTTCGAGCATTGGATACCGCGAGGTCCTGCGATATCTTAGTGGTTCCATTGGATATGAAGATATGGTAAAAGATATACAGAAAAATACCCGACGCTATGCCAAGAGGCAATTCACCTGGTTTGCAAAAGAGAAGGACATGCGATGGTTCGAGCATCCCCGTGAGATGGACAGGATCATCGAGACGGTGTCGGGGTTTGCGGGTCGATGGAACTTAAGAACATCATAG